The genomic interval TGTTTCACACGACAGCCAGCCAGAGGTTCCTCCCCCGGTGAGGTTTCCTTGCCGGCCGCGGGAGTGCCTTCCCCAGAGGTCCGTGCATGAAGCCCATCCACCGTGGTCTCCTCATCGCGACGTCCCTGCTGTTCGCATCCGCTCCGGCTCTCGCGAAGGAGCGTCCCCCGACGAATCCTCGCGTCTTCGGCACGCGCGCCGTCGTGGCGTGTGACGCCGTGGAGCAGTCGTGCGGCATGGCCGTCATCTCCTTCCCCAGTGGCGTCAGCACGCTGGTGCCCTATGGGCGCGCGGACATCGCGGTGGCCAGCATGGCGCTCCCCTCGGTGGATGTCGCGCAGGCCATCATCGCCCGCATCGACTCGGGCGCGACCCCGCAGGAGGCCATCGACTGGGTGCAGACCGTCGACCCGTATGCCACCACCCGTCAGCTCGCCGCGGTGAAGCTCCACCCGGACGGCAGCGTGACGCTAGGCCAGACCACCGGAGCGGACGCCAGCGACCACACCTGCGCCGTCCGGGGCGGCACCTTCGTCGTGCAGGCCAACAACATGACGACGCCTGACATCTGCCAGGCCATGGCGAACGGCTTCCTTCAGGCGCACGGCAGCCTGCCGCAGCGGCTGTATGCCTCGCTCAAGGCCGGGGCGCTCGTGGGTGGAGACCGCGCCGGTGAGCGCTCGGGCGTCGTCCGCGTCTGGAACACCACGGTGGACACGGCCTTCTACACCCACGTGCTCGCGGACGCCGTCGTCCACGCCCACTCCGATGCGCTCCGAGAGCTGGGCGTCCAGCTCAATCGCTACCAGGGCACCCTGGGGGTGCCGTACCCCTCGGACCAGGTGACGCTCGACGCGGACACCGCGCGCCTCGTCAAGCGCGTGCTGCGCAAGCTCGGGTACTACCACGGCCGCATGGATGGCTCGTGGTCCGACGCCGCCGAGCAGGCCCTGTATGACTTCAACTGGAACAACCTTTTCTTCCTGAAGCCCACCGAGGTGGTGAACGGCACGCGGAAGATTGACGGGGTGCTGGTCAACTTCCTGCGGGACGCGGACCTGGGCGCGCTCGTGCGCGCCTCGGCCTCCGAGGGGTAGCACGCGGCGCGGTCCTCGGGCGGAGGTGTGTTGCCTTCTGTTCACCTCGCCCGGGGACAGGTGCTGGCACACGGCGTCCGGTCATGAGAGAGGGTGTTCCTCGCGGCCCCACGCTTCGTGGGTCGCCAGGGGAGGA from Myxococcus stipitatus carries:
- a CDS encoding DUF1028 domain-containing protein; the encoded protein is MKPIHRGLLIATSLLFASAPALAKERPPTNPRVFGTRAVVACDAVEQSCGMAVISFPSGVSTLVPYGRADIAVASMALPSVDVAQAIIARIDSGATPQEAIDWVQTVDPYATTRQLAAVKLHPDGSVTLGQTTGADASDHTCAVRGGTFVVQANNMTTPDICQAMANGFLQAHGSLPQRLYASLKAGALVGGDRAGERSGVVRVWNTTVDTAFYTHVLADAVVHAHSDALRELGVQLNRYQGTLGVPYPSDQVTLDADTARLVKRVLRKLGYYHGRMDGSWSDAAEQALYDFNWNNLFFLKPTEVVNGTRKIDGVLVNFLRDADLGALVRASASEG